Proteins encoded by one window of Paroedura picta isolate Pp20150507F chromosome 9, Ppicta_v3.0, whole genome shotgun sequence:
- the VIRMA gene encoding protein virilizer homolog isoform X2: MAADTTTELLFLDTFKHQSTEQSTNVDVVRFPCVVYINEVRVIPPGVRAHSNLPENRAYGETSPHTFQLDLFFNNVSKPSAPVFDRLGSLEYDENSSIIFRPNAKVNTDGLVLRGWYNCLTLAIYGSVDRVVSHDRDSPPPPPPPPPPPQQQTALKRTPKLADGDKEDQFNGSPPRPQPRGPRTPPGPPPPDDDEDEPMPVSVVGEKDDDVDHREDYFEPISPDRTSVHPEGPYSDEGEVEEDQPEEAEDDEEGVDVEEEEEDEEDDDGQTVESIPEDEEEEEDDEEEEEGDEEEEGEGDDGYEQISSDEDGIADLERETFKYPSFDIEYTAEDLARVPPVTYDPFDRELGPLLYFSCPYKTSFETEAAKLRDQDLDKENTGAAETSVKLTELLELYQEERGAKWVTALEEIPSLIVKGLSYLQIKDPNQDYVSQLVDWTMQSLSLQIALRQPIALNVRQLKAGTKLVSSLAECGTRGITGLLQAGVISSLFELLFADHVSSSLKLNAFKALDSVISMTEGMEAFLKCGLEAHEKSGYQRLLELILLDQTVRVVTAGSAVLQKCHFYEILSEVKKMADQLAENSPLPNHAESEQDSDAGLERGNQEYENDVEAPMDMDNLLESSSMSEGEVEKLISLLDEILHLMETAPHTMIQPPVKSFPTTARITGPPERDDPFPVLFRYLHNHHFLESVTLLLSNPITNVHPGVLQSIRDLLRFLVQSQKGLLFFLSEYEATNLLVRAFCQFTDPDQEEGLQTDGASDEAFPLWLLHSTQTLQCISELFCHFQRCTATDETDHSDLLGTLHNLYLITFNPVGRSAVAHVFSLEKNLQSLITLMEFYSKEALGDSKSKKSVAYNYACILVLLVVQSSSDVQMLEQFSAVLLKLCKADENNTKLQELGKWLEPLKTLRFEINCIPNLIEYIKQNIDTLMTQDGVGLPTALRVLCHIACPPPPVEGQQKDLKWNLAVIQLFSSEGMDTFIRVLQKLNSILIQPWRLHVNMGTTLHRVTTISMARCTLTLLKTMLTELLRGGSFEFKDMRVPSALISLHMLLCSIPLSGRLDSDEQKIQNDIVDILLTFTQGVNEKLTISEETLANNTWSLMLKEVLTSILRIPEGFFSGLILLSELLPLPLPMQTTQVIEPHDISVALNTRKLWSMHLHVQAKLLQEIVRSFSGSTCQPIQHMLRRICVQLCDLASPTALLIIRTVLDLLVEDLQSNPEDKEKQYTGQTTRLLALLDAMASHKACKLAILHLINGTVKGDEKYAEVFQELLSLLRATGDNVVHQQCAEYLASILQSLCDQDIALILPSSSESTLSELEQLSNSLPSKELLASICDSLMETLASAESSYNCLVTCIRTTMFLTEHDYGFYHLKSSLRKHCGALQTVLKRVVSSFSKDPGELASSFLDFMRQILNSDMLGCCGDDGSLVEVDGTHPARTLGLTTAELKYQLQNKEEAPENLLLELEKLVLERSKEDDSLESLLDNVVGLRQMLESAGDPCPLSDQDVEPVLPPPESLQNLFNNRTAYILADVMDDQLKSMWFSPFQAEEIETDLDMVKVDLIDLSEKGCSDFDLQAELERSFLSEPSSPGRTKTTKGFKLGKHKHETFITSGKSEYIEPAKRAHIVPPPRGRGRGAFGQGIRPHDIFRQRKQNTSRPPSMHVDDFVAAESKEVVPPDGIPPPKRPPKVSQKISSRGGFSGNRGGRGAFHSQNRFFTPPASKASYPCCLGNYSRREGARGSSWSAQSSPRGTYSESRGGQSNFNRGPLPPLRPLSSAGYRPSPRDRASRGRGGIGPSWASANSGSSSGSRGKFLSGGSGRGRHVRSFTR, translated from the exons ATGGCGGCGGACACAACAACAGAGCTTCTGTTTTTAGACACTTTCAAGCATCAAAGCACGGAG caaagtacCAACGTAGATGTGGTTCGTTTTCCATGTGTGGTTTATATCAATGAAGTACGTGTCATCCCTCCAGGCGTAAGAGCTCACTCTAATTTACCTGAAAATAGGGCTTATGG TGAGACATCCCCTCACACATTTCAGTTAGACCTGTTTTTCAACAATGTCAGCAAGCCGAGTGCTCCTGTATTTGACAGATTGGGAAG CCTTGAATATGATGAGAACTCTTCAATTATATTTAGGCCCAATGCAAAG gTGAACACAGATGGCTTAGTTCTAAGGGGCTGGTACAACTGCTTGACCCTGGCAATATATGGCTCCGTTGACAGAGTAGTGAGCCATGACAGGGACtccccgccgccccctcctcctccgccccctcctcctcaacAACAGACAGCTTTGAAAAGGACACCCAAACTTG CGGATGGTGATAAAGAGGATCAATTTAATGGGAGTCCTCCACGACCGCAGCCTAGAGGGCCAAGGACTCCACcaggtcctcctcctccagatgatgatgaagatgaaccAATGCCTGTGTCAG TGGTCGGAGAAAAAGATGATGATGTTGATCACAGGGAGGATTATTTCGAGCCCATTTCTCCTGATCGGACATCTGTTCATCCAGAGGGTCCGTATTCTGATGAAGGAGAAGTGGAAGAAGACcagcctgaagaagcagaagatgatgaagaaggggTGGAtgttgaggaagaggaggaggatgaagaggatgaTGATGGTCAAACCGTAGAGAGTATTccggaggatgaagaagaagaggaggacgatgaggaggaggaagaaggtgatgaagaagaagaaggtgaag GTGATGATGGCTATGAGCAGATTTCAAGCGATGAAGATGGAATTGCAGACTTGGAGCGTGAGACATTCAAGTATCCAAGCTTTGACATTGAATACACAGCTGAGGACCTGGCCAGGGTGCCACCTGTGACCTACGACCCTTTTGACAGGGAACTTGGGCCTCTTCTGTATTTTAGCTGTCCCTACAAAACCTCTTTTGAGACAGAAGCTGCCAAACTGAGAGATCAGGATCTAGACAAGGAAAATACCGGGGCAGCTGAGACCTCTGTTAAGTTGACTGAGCTCCTGGAACTGTATCAGGAGGAAAGAGGGGCAAAATGGGTCACTGCTTTGGAAGAAATTCCAAGCTTAATAGTCAAAGGACTCAGCTACTTGCAGATAAAGGACCCAAACCAGGATTACGTAAGCCAGTTGGTTGACTGGACAATGCAGTCTTTAAGCCTGCAGATAGCCCTGAGGCAGCCAATTGCTTTGAATGTCCGTCAGCTCAAAGCTGGGACAAAACTTGTCTCTTCGCTAGCAGAATGTGGGACTCGAGGAATCACGGGCCTTCTGCAAGCAGGAGTTATTAGTTCTTTATTTGAACTGCTGTTTGCGGATCATGTTTCTTCTTCTCTCAAACTCAATGCTTTCAAAGCTTTGGACAGTGTTATCAGCATGACTGAAGGAATGGAGGCCTTTTTAAAATGCGGGTTAGAGGCACATGAAAAAAGTGGCTATCAGAGGCTGCTGGAGCTCATCCTGCTGGACCAGACAGTGAGGGTCGTCACTGCAGGCTCTGCGGTTCTCCAAAAGTGCCATTTCTATGAGATTTTGTCTGAGGTAAAAAAAATGGCTGACCAGTTGGCAGAGAATTCTCCCCTTCCTAATCATGCTGAGTCTGAGCAGGATTCAGATGCTGGGCTCGAGAGAGGCAACCAGGAATATGAGAATGATGTGGAGGCCCCGATGGATATGGATAATCTTTTGGAGTCCTCTAGTATGAGTGAAGGAGAAGTGGAGAAACTCATTAGCCTGTTGGATGAGATCTTGCATTTAATGGAGACTGCCCCCCATACCATGATCCAGCCACCTGTGAAATCTTTCCCAACTACAGCACGTATTACAGGACCCCCAGAAAGGGACGACCCTTTCCCAGTCCTATTCAG GTACCTCCACAATCACCATTTTTTGGAATCTGTTACGTTGTTGTTGTCCAATCCAATAACAAATGTACATCCTGGAGTGCTTCAGTCCATCAGGGACTTACTAAGGTTCTTGGTGCAGTCCCAGAAAGGTCTCCTCTTTTTCCTCTCTGAGTATGAAGCCACAAACTTGCTGGTTCGAGCCTTTTGTCAATTTACTGACCCCGATCAAGAGGAAGGTCTCCAGACAGATGGTGCAAGTGATGAAGCATTTCCCTTGTGGCTTCTTCACTCAACACAGACTCTTCAGTGCATTTCAGAACTATTCTGCCACTTCCAGCGCTGCACAGCCACCGATGAAACGGATCATTCAGATCTCCTAGGGACGCTTCATAACCTTTACTTAATCACTTTTAATCCTGTAGGAAGATCTGCTGTAGCCCATGTCTTCAGTCTTGAGAAGAACCTTCAGAGTCTCATTACTTTAATGGAGTTCTATTCCAAAGAGGCTTTAGG TGATTCAAAGTCAAAGAAGTCAGTTGCCTATAATTATGCCTGCATCCTTGTTCTGCTGGTGGTTCAGTCCTCGAGTGATGTCCAAATGCTGGAGCAGTTCTCGGCTGTCCTCTTGAAGCTTTGCAAGGCTGATGAAAATAACACCAAATTGCAAG AACTTGGCAAATGGCTGGAGCCTTTGAAAACCCTTCGATTTGAGATTAATTGTATCCCAAATCTCATTGAGTATATTAAACAG AATATTGATACTCTGATGACCCAAGATGGAGTTGGTCTTCCTACTGCACTTCGTGTTCTGTGTCACATTGCATGTCCACCACCGCCTGTGGAAG GTCAGCAAAAGGACCTTAAGTGGAACCTTGCAGTTATTCAACTGTTCTCTTCTGAAGGAATGGACACTTTCATTCGAGTGCTACAGAAGCTGAACAGCATTCTTATTCAACCTTGGAGACTTCATGTCAACATGGGGACCACTCTTCATAGAGTCACGACAATTTCCATGGCTCGATGCACTCTCACACTCTTGAAAACCATGCTAACAGAATTACTTCGGGGAGGATCCTTTGAGTTCAAAGATATGCGTGTTCCTTCAGCACTTATTTCTTTACATATGTTACTGTGTTCCATTCCTCTCTCAGGACGTTTGGACAGTGATGAGCAGAAAATCCAGAACGATATAGTTGATATTTTGTTGACTTTTACCCAGGGTGTTAATGAAAAGCTAACAATCTCAGAAGAAACATTGGCCAATAATACTTGGTCACTAATGCTAAAAGAGGTTCTCACTTCTATACTGAGAATTCCTGAAGGATTTTTCTCGGGCCTTATTCTGCTTTCTGAATTGCTGCCTCTTCCATTGCCCATGCAAACAACTCAG GTTATTGAACCCCATGACATATCAGTGGCTCTCAACACCAGGAAACTATGGAGCATGCATCTTCACGTTCAAGCAAAGTTACTGCAAGAGATAGTGCGGTCATTCTCTGGCTCCACCTGTCAGCCCATTCAACACATGTTGAGGCGTATTTGTGTCCAGCTGTGTGACTTGGCCTCGCCAACTGCACTGCTTATTATAAGAACTGTTCTGGATCTGCTTGTAGAAGATCTGCAGAG CAATCCAGAAGATAAAGAGAAGCAGTACACCGGCCAGACGACCCGCTTGCTTGCTTTGCTGGATGCCATGGCCTCACACAAAGCTTGCAAGCTGGCTATTCTGCACCTAATTAATGGGACGGTGAAAGGTGATGAGAAGTATGCAGAAGTTTTCCAGGAGCTCTTGTCTCTGCTGAGAGCCACCGGGGACAATGTTGTTCATCAGCAGTGTGCGGAATATTTAGCTTCTATTTTGCAATCCCTCTGCGACCAG GATATTGCACTGATCTTGCCAAGCTCTTCAGAGAGCACCCTCTCTGAGTTGGAGCAGCTTTCCAATTCACTGCCAAGTAAGGAACTCTTGGCTTCCATCTGTGACTCTCTGATGGAAACACTTGCTAGTGCAGAGAGCAGCTATAACTGCTTGGTGACTTGTATTAGGACCACGATGTTCCTTACAGAGCACGATTATGGATTCTATCACTTGAAGAG TTCTCTGAGGAAACACTGTGGCGCGCTGCAAACTGTATTGAAGCGAGTCGTAAGCAGCTTTAGtaaggaccctggagagcttgcCTCTTCATTTTTGGATTTCATGAGACAGATACTAAATTCTGACATGTTG GGATGTTGTGGAGATGATGGAAGTCTTGTGGAAGTAGATGGAACCCATCCTGCCAGAACTCTGGGTCTTACGACTGCAGAATTAAAATACCAGTTACAGAACAAAGAAGAAGCTCCTGAGAATCTGCTCCTTGAACTGGAGAAACTAGTTTTG GAGCGTTCTAAAGAGGATGACAGTCTGGAGTCTTTATTGGACAACGTGGTTGGACTGCGGCAGATGCTGGAATCTGCTGGAGATCCTTGTCCCCTGAGTGACCAAGATGTGGAGCCAGTTCTACCTCCACCAGAATCTCTCCAGAATCTTTTCAATAACAG AACTGCATATATCTTGGCAGATGTCATGGATGACCAGCTGAAGTCTATGTGGTTCTCACCTTTCCAGGCTGAAGAAATTGAAACTGACCTCGATATG GTAAAGGTTGACTTAATTGACTTGTCAGAAAAAGGATGCAGTGATTTTGACCTGCAAGCAGAATTGGAGAGGTCATTTTTATCAGAACCCTCTTCTCCTGGACGGACAAAAACCACAAAAGGCTTTAAACTTGGCAAACACAAGCATGAGACATTCATAACAAG TGGGAAGTCAGAGTACATCGAACCCGCAAAGAGAGCCCATATCGTGCCCCCTCCTAGAGGAAGaggcaggggagcatttggccaagGCATCCGGCCTCATGATATCTTCCGTCAGAGGAAGCAAAATACAAGCAGGCCGCCTTCTATGCACGTGGATGATTTTGTGGCTGCTGAAAGCAAAGAAGTGGTTCCACCAGATGGAATTCCACCTCCCaagagaccaccaaaggtttCACAGAAGATCTCCTCACGTGGTGGATTCTCAGGAAACCGAGGAGGGCGAGGGGCCTTTCACAGCCAGAATAGGTTCTTCACACCACCTGCATCAAAAG CCAGTTATCCTTGCTGTTTAGGAAATTACAGTCGGCGCGAAGGAGCTAGAGGGTCAAGTTGGAGTGCGCAGAGTTCTCCGCGAGGCACCTACAGTGAAAGCAGAGGCGGACAAAGCAATTTTAACAGGGGCCCGCTTCCACCCCTGAGGCCATTAAGTTCTGCAG
- the VIRMA gene encoding protein virilizer homolog isoform X3 encodes MAADTTTELLFLDTFKHQSTEQSTNVDVVRFPCVVYINEVRVIPPGVRAHSNLPENRAYGETSPHTFQLDLFFNNVSKPSAPVFDRLGSLEYDENSSIIFRPNAKVNTDGLVLRGWYNCLTLAIYGSVDRVVSHDRDSPPPPPPPPPPPQQQTALKRTPKLADGDKEDQFNGSPPRPQPRGPRTPPGPPPPDDDEDEPMPVSVVGEKDDDVDHREDYFEPISPDRTSVHPEGPYSDEGEVEEDQPEEAEDDEEGVDVEEEEEDEEDDDGQTVESIPEDEEEEEDDEEEEEGDEEEEGEVGALLIIGDDGYEQISSDEDGIADLERETFKYPSFDIEYTAEDLARVPPVTYDPFDRELGPLLYFSCPYKTSFETEAAKLRDQDLDKENTGAAETSVKLTELLELYQEERGAKWVTALEEIPSLIVKGLSYLQIKDPNQDYVSQLVDWTMQSLSLQIALRQPIALNVRQLKAGTKLVSSLAECGTRGITGLLQAGVISSLFELLFADHVSSSLKLNAFKALDSVISMTEGMEAFLKCGLEAHEKSGYQRLLELILLDQTVRVVTAGSAVLQKCHFYEILSEVKKMADQLAENSPLPNHAESEQDSDAGLERGNQEYENDVEAPMDMDNLLESSSMSEGEVEKLISLLDEILHLMETAPHTMIQPPVKSFPTTARITGPPERDDPFPVLFRYLHNHHFLESVTLLLSNPITNVHPGVLQSIRDLLRFLVQSQKGLLFFLSEYEATNLLVRAFCQFTDPDQEEGLQTDGASDEAFPLWLLHSTQTLQCISELFCHFQRCTATDETDHSDLLGTLHNLYLITFNPVGRSAVAHVFSLEKNLQSLITLMEFYSKEALGDSKSKKSVAYNYACILVLLVVQSSSDVQMLEQFSAVLLKLCKADENNTKLQELGKWLEPLKTLRFEINCIPNLIEYIKQNIDTLMTQDGVGLPTALRVLCHIACPPPPVEGQQKDLKWNLAVIQLFSSEGMDTFIRVLQKLNSILIQPWRLHVNMGTTLHRVTTISMARCTLTLLKTMLTELLRGGSFEFKDMRVPSALISLHMLLCSIPLSGRLDSDEQKIQNDIVDILLTFTQGVNEKLTISEETLANNTWSLMLKEVLTSILRIPEGFFSGLILLSELLPLPLPMQTTQVIEPHDISVALNTRKLWSMHLHVQAKLLQEIVRSFSGSTCQPIQHMLRRICVQLCDLASPTALLIIRTVLDLLVEDLQSNPEDKEKQYTGQTTRLLALLDAMASHKACKLAILHLINGTVKGDEKYAEVFQELLSLLRATGDNVVHQQCAEYLASILQSLCDQDIALILPSSSESTLSELEQLSNSLPSKELLASICDSLMETLASAESSYNCLVTCIRTTMFLTEHDYGFYHLKSSLRKHCGALQTVLKRVVSSFSKDPGELASSFLDFMRQILNSDMLGCCGDDGSLVEVDGTHPARTLGLTTAELKYQLQNKEEAPENLLLELEKLVLERSKEDDSLESLLDNVVGLRQMLESAGDPCPLSDQDVEPVLPPPESLQNLFNNRTAYILADVMDDQLKSMWFSPFQAEEIETDLDMVKVDLIDLSEKGCSDFDLQAELERSFLSEPSSPGRTKTTKGFKLGKHKHETFITSGKSEYIEPAKRAHIVPPPRGRGRGAFGQGIRPHDIFRQRKQNTSRPPSMHVDDFVAAESKEVVPPDGIPPPKRPPKVSQKISSRGGFSGNRGGRGAFHSQNRFFTPPASKASYPCCLGNYSRREGARGSSWSAQSSPRGTYSESRGGQSNFNRGPLPPLRPLSSAGYRPSPRDRASRGRGGIGPSWASANSGSSSGSRGKFLSGGSGRGRHVRSFTR; translated from the exons ATGGCGGCGGACACAACAACAGAGCTTCTGTTTTTAGACACTTTCAAGCATCAAAGCACGGAG caaagtacCAACGTAGATGTGGTTCGTTTTCCATGTGTGGTTTATATCAATGAAGTACGTGTCATCCCTCCAGGCGTAAGAGCTCACTCTAATTTACCTGAAAATAGGGCTTATGG TGAGACATCCCCTCACACATTTCAGTTAGACCTGTTTTTCAACAATGTCAGCAAGCCGAGTGCTCCTGTATTTGACAGATTGGGAAG CCTTGAATATGATGAGAACTCTTCAATTATATTTAGGCCCAATGCAAAG gTGAACACAGATGGCTTAGTTCTAAGGGGCTGGTACAACTGCTTGACCCTGGCAATATATGGCTCCGTTGACAGAGTAGTGAGCCATGACAGGGACtccccgccgccccctcctcctccgccccctcctcctcaacAACAGACAGCTTTGAAAAGGACACCCAAACTTG CGGATGGTGATAAAGAGGATCAATTTAATGGGAGTCCTCCACGACCGCAGCCTAGAGGGCCAAGGACTCCACcaggtcctcctcctccagatgatgatgaagatgaaccAATGCCTGTGTCAG TGGTCGGAGAAAAAGATGATGATGTTGATCACAGGGAGGATTATTTCGAGCCCATTTCTCCTGATCGGACATCTGTTCATCCAGAGGGTCCGTATTCTGATGAAGGAGAAGTGGAAGAAGACcagcctgaagaagcagaagatgatgaagaaggggTGGAtgttgaggaagaggaggaggatgaagaggatgaTGATGGTCAAACCGTAGAGAGTATTccggaggatgaagaagaagaggaggacgatgaggaggaggaagaaggtgatgaagaagaagaaggtgaag TGGGTGCTTTGCTGATTATTG GTGATGATGGCTATGAGCAGATTTCAAGCGATGAAGATGGAATTGCAGACTTGGAGCGTGAGACATTCAAGTATCCAAGCTTTGACATTGAATACACAGCTGAGGACCTGGCCAGGGTGCCACCTGTGACCTACGACCCTTTTGACAGGGAACTTGGGCCTCTTCTGTATTTTAGCTGTCCCTACAAAACCTCTTTTGAGACAGAAGCTGCCAAACTGAGAGATCAGGATCTAGACAAGGAAAATACCGGGGCAGCTGAGACCTCTGTTAAGTTGACTGAGCTCCTGGAACTGTATCAGGAGGAAAGAGGGGCAAAATGGGTCACTGCTTTGGAAGAAATTCCAAGCTTAATAGTCAAAGGACTCAGCTACTTGCAGATAAAGGACCCAAACCAGGATTACGTAAGCCAGTTGGTTGACTGGACAATGCAGTCTTTAAGCCTGCAGATAGCCCTGAGGCAGCCAATTGCTTTGAATGTCCGTCAGCTCAAAGCTGGGACAAAACTTGTCTCTTCGCTAGCAGAATGTGGGACTCGAGGAATCACGGGCCTTCTGCAAGCAGGAGTTATTAGTTCTTTATTTGAACTGCTGTTTGCGGATCATGTTTCTTCTTCTCTCAAACTCAATGCTTTCAAAGCTTTGGACAGTGTTATCAGCATGACTGAAGGAATGGAGGCCTTTTTAAAATGCGGGTTAGAGGCACATGAAAAAAGTGGCTATCAGAGGCTGCTGGAGCTCATCCTGCTGGACCAGACAGTGAGGGTCGTCACTGCAGGCTCTGCGGTTCTCCAAAAGTGCCATTTCTATGAGATTTTGTCTGAGGTAAAAAAAATGGCTGACCAGTTGGCAGAGAATTCTCCCCTTCCTAATCATGCTGAGTCTGAGCAGGATTCAGATGCTGGGCTCGAGAGAGGCAACCAGGAATATGAGAATGATGTGGAGGCCCCGATGGATATGGATAATCTTTTGGAGTCCTCTAGTATGAGTGAAGGAGAAGTGGAGAAACTCATTAGCCTGTTGGATGAGATCTTGCATTTAATGGAGACTGCCCCCCATACCATGATCCAGCCACCTGTGAAATCTTTCCCAACTACAGCACGTATTACAGGACCCCCAGAAAGGGACGACCCTTTCCCAGTCCTATTCAG GTACCTCCACAATCACCATTTTTTGGAATCTGTTACGTTGTTGTTGTCCAATCCAATAACAAATGTACATCCTGGAGTGCTTCAGTCCATCAGGGACTTACTAAGGTTCTTGGTGCAGTCCCAGAAAGGTCTCCTCTTTTTCCTCTCTGAGTATGAAGCCACAAACTTGCTGGTTCGAGCCTTTTGTCAATTTACTGACCCCGATCAAGAGGAAGGTCTCCAGACAGATGGTGCAAGTGATGAAGCATTTCCCTTGTGGCTTCTTCACTCAACACAGACTCTTCAGTGCATTTCAGAACTATTCTGCCACTTCCAGCGCTGCACAGCCACCGATGAAACGGATCATTCAGATCTCCTAGGGACGCTTCATAACCTTTACTTAATCACTTTTAATCCTGTAGGAAGATCTGCTGTAGCCCATGTCTTCAGTCTTGAGAAGAACCTTCAGAGTCTCATTACTTTAATGGAGTTCTATTCCAAAGAGGCTTTAGG TGATTCAAAGTCAAAGAAGTCAGTTGCCTATAATTATGCCTGCATCCTTGTTCTGCTGGTGGTTCAGTCCTCGAGTGATGTCCAAATGCTGGAGCAGTTCTCGGCTGTCCTCTTGAAGCTTTGCAAGGCTGATGAAAATAACACCAAATTGCAAG AACTTGGCAAATGGCTGGAGCCTTTGAAAACCCTTCGATTTGAGATTAATTGTATCCCAAATCTCATTGAGTATATTAAACAG AATATTGATACTCTGATGACCCAAGATGGAGTTGGTCTTCCTACTGCACTTCGTGTTCTGTGTCACATTGCATGTCCACCACCGCCTGTGGAAG GTCAGCAAAAGGACCTTAAGTGGAACCTTGCAGTTATTCAACTGTTCTCTTCTGAAGGAATGGACACTTTCATTCGAGTGCTACAGAAGCTGAACAGCATTCTTATTCAACCTTGGAGACTTCATGTCAACATGGGGACCACTCTTCATAGAGTCACGACAATTTCCATGGCTCGATGCACTCTCACACTCTTGAAAACCATGCTAACAGAATTACTTCGGGGAGGATCCTTTGAGTTCAAAGATATGCGTGTTCCTTCAGCACTTATTTCTTTACATATGTTACTGTGTTCCATTCCTCTCTCAGGACGTTTGGACAGTGATGAGCAGAAAATCCAGAACGATATAGTTGATATTTTGTTGACTTTTACCCAGGGTGTTAATGAAAAGCTAACAATCTCAGAAGAAACATTGGCCAATAATACTTGGTCACTAATGCTAAAAGAGGTTCTCACTTCTATACTGAGAATTCCTGAAGGATTTTTCTCGGGCCTTATTCTGCTTTCTGAATTGCTGCCTCTTCCATTGCCCATGCAAACAACTCAG GTTATTGAACCCCATGACATATCAGTGGCTCTCAACACCAGGAAACTATGGAGCATGCATCTTCACGTTCAAGCAAAGTTACTGCAAGAGATAGTGCGGTCATTCTCTGGCTCCACCTGTCAGCCCATTCAACACATGTTGAGGCGTATTTGTGTCCAGCTGTGTGACTTGGCCTCGCCAACTGCACTGCTTATTATAAGAACTGTTCTGGATCTGCTTGTAGAAGATCTGCAGAG CAATCCAGAAGATAAAGAGAAGCAGTACACCGGCCAGACGACCCGCTTGCTTGCTTTGCTGGATGCCATGGCCTCACACAAAGCTTGCAAGCTGGCTATTCTGCACCTAATTAATGGGACGGTGAAAGGTGATGAGAAGTATGCAGAAGTTTTCCAGGAGCTCTTGTCTCTGCTGAGAGCCACCGGGGACAATGTTGTTCATCAGCAGTGTGCGGAATATTTAGCTTCTATTTTGCAATCCCTCTGCGACCAG GATATTGCACTGATCTTGCCAAGCTCTTCAGAGAGCACCCTCTCTGAGTTGGAGCAGCTTTCCAATTCACTGCCAAGTAAGGAACTCTTGGCTTCCATCTGTGACTCTCTGATGGAAACACTTGCTAGTGCAGAGAGCAGCTATAACTGCTTGGTGACTTGTATTAGGACCACGATGTTCCTTACAGAGCACGATTATGGATTCTATCACTTGAAGAG TTCTCTGAGGAAACACTGTGGCGCGCTGCAAACTGTATTGAAGCGAGTCGTAAGCAGCTTTAGtaaggaccctggagagcttgcCTCTTCATTTTTGGATTTCATGAGACAGATACTAAATTCTGACATGTTG GGATGTTGTGGAGATGATGGAAGTCTTGTGGAAGTAGATGGAACCCATCCTGCCAGAACTCTGGGTCTTACGACTGCAGAATTAAAATACCAGTTACAGAACAAAGAAGAAGCTCCTGAGAATCTGCTCCTTGAACTGGAGAAACTAGTTTTG GAGCGTTCTAAAGAGGATGACAGTCTGGAGTCTTTATTGGACAACGTGGTTGGACTGCGGCAGATGCTGGAATCTGCTGGAGATCCTTGTCCCCTGAGTGACCAAGATGTGGAGCCAGTTCTACCTCCACCAGAATCTCTCCAGAATCTTTTCAATAACAG AACTGCATATATCTTGGCAGATGTCATGGATGACCAGCTGAAGTCTATGTGGTTCTCACCTTTCCAGGCTGAAGAAATTGAAACTGACCTCGATATG GTAAAGGTTGACTTAATTGACTTGTCAGAAAAAGGATGCAGTGATTTTGACCTGCAAGCAGAATTGGAGAGGTCATTTTTATCAGAACCCTCTTCTCCTGGACGGACAAAAACCACAAAAGGCTTTAAACTTGGCAAACACAAGCATGAGACATTCATAACAAG TGGGAAGTCAGAGTACATCGAACCCGCAAAGAGAGCCCATATCGTGCCCCCTCCTAGAGGAAGaggcaggggagcatttggccaagGCATCCGGCCTCATGATATCTTCCGTCAGAGGAAGCAAAATACAAGCAGGCCGCCTTCTATGCACGTGGATGATTTTGTGGCTGCTGAAAGCAAAGAAGTGGTTCCACCAGATGGAATTCCACCTCCCaagagaccaccaaaggtttCACAGAAGATCTCCTCACGTGGTGGATTCTCAGGAAACCGAGGAGGGCGAGGGGCCTTTCACAGCCAGAATAGGTTCTTCACACCACCTGCATCAAAAG CCAGTTATCCTTGCTGTTTAGGAAATTACAGTCGGCGCGAAGGAGCTAGAGGGTCAAGTTGGAGTGCGCAGAGTTCTCCGCGAGGCACCTACAGTGAAAGCAGAGGCGGACAAAGCAATTTTAACAGGGGCCCGCTTCCACCCCTGAGGCCATTAAGTTCTGCAG